The stretch of DNA TATGCTTGTAAGTAAAGTAGGTAAGTAGAAAGCACCATTCACATCTTTAGGCGAACTTCCTCCAGTAATAATTTTAGCTCCTTTATCAAGCGCATCTTTTATCTGGCTTTCTAATAAATCAAGCTGTCTTTTCGCTACTAAACTTCCCATGTCAGTTTCTGGGTTTTCAGGATCACCAATCTTCTGCGATTCAATTTTTTGCTTCAGAGCCTCAATTAATTTATCAGCGATTGATTCATGAACGATTAATCTCTTTAGGGCGTCGCATGTTTGCCCGCAAAGCTTGAATCTTTTGGCGTAAATTTTATCAACAATTTTTTCAATATCTACATCCTCGAAAACAACACATGGATTGGAACCACCTAGTTCTAAAATTGCCTTGATAAATTTTTCTCCTGCCAATTTGAATAATTGTTGTCCGACTTTGGTGCTTCCAGTAAACCAGATCAAGTCAATATTTTCTTGTGCTAACTTCCAGCCGACTTCTCCGTCTCCGTAAACCTCGGAAAAAACTCCTTCAGGAAGATTGTGGGAAAGCATAATGTCTTCAATTAACTTTCCAACCAGCGGACACTCTTCTGAAATTTTAAAAACTACTGTATTGCCAGCAAGAAGATTAGGAACTACTCCCCAAACGAACATTCCGAACGGATGATTCCAAGGAGTTATAACTGCTGCTGTGCCAATGGGCTCATAAATAATTTTATGAATTGACTCGTTATCTTCATGCGTTATCTCATCAGAAAGTGCCGATTCCGCATTATCTAAAAACCATTTAATTTTATTTATATGACCATTAACAATTGCCTTACTTTCAGTAATTGCTCTACCAGTCTCTTTTGTTGCTAATATAGCAATTTTGTCAGCGTTATCTTGAAAGTCTTGATATATGGGTTTTAGTAGTTCAATCCTTTTTTTTATACTCATTTCTTTCCACATGGTTTTTATCTGATTAGCACGATATACTTTTTCAGAAATACCTTTGTCTGTTGAGATTTCTATTTCGCCAACTACTTCGTAGTTTTTTGCGGGATTTGTTGATATTAGTTTAGCCATAGTAATAGTAATTACATTAGTATTTAAAATTTTTTCGCCCCCATTTTGCGTAACGATAGTGAAGCAAAATTTAATAAAATAAAGGGAAATAAAAGTTTTTTCATTTTAAAATTCAAATTGCCACCAAAATATGTCATATAACATTTCCGCATGATGCGAAGTCCAAATCGATACATTATTAAAATTAATAATAAAAGAGATTTGGATTTGGGTGAAAGAAATTTATATTCCTTAATTTATTTTGCAGCGGAGCGGAAAAAGTTTAGATTATGTAAATTTCTGGAACCGCATATGCAGGTGTTATATGATGTACATCACAAAATTTCGAGTTTATATAGATTAACTGCGTTAAGAAAAAAAATCTTTTCCTCGGTTTTAGAATCTAACCCTAAATCTTTGATTAACTCTATATGTTTATCGACAGGGCACATTGGCCAGTCAGTGCCAAACAAAACATTATCAGGTTTTTTCGTAACAGTTTTTTTCAATGTTTGTACAACTAAATCCCAACCTCCACTAGTTTCTATTACTTCATCATCCGCCATTGCCGAAGTATCGTAATAAATATTTTTCAAGTCTTTGGTAATCTCATAACAATATTCCATCTTAGGCCAAAAAAAATGTGAAATGACGACTTTTAAGGTTTTATATTTTTCTACGATTTCAACTAGATATTTTGGGTCATTATACTTTGCACAATCATCATCTCCAGTGTTTACCCCAGTATGAAAAACAACGGGAATATCGTGCTCAGTGCATAAATCATAAACTGGTTGACATTTCTCATCTGTGGGATAAAAGGGGTCGTGTCCTGGAAAAAGCTTGATAGCGCAAATTTTTTTGGCCATTATCAATGATTCTAGATTTAATATTTGTTTTTCTATGTCTTGAAAAATATTTATGGCTCCCATTGAAAAAAACTGTTTATCGTCTCCAATGATTTCAAACATGGTTTTCATATCAGCACATTTTGGATTTGGCACGTTATCGGGAATAACAATCGAATAATCAATGCCGTATTTTTTCATTGATTCTAAAAGTTCTTTTTTTACTTCAAAAAGATTTTTTTTCTCTTCATCTAAGTAGGATATATGTAAATGGCTGTCGATTATCATAATTTTGTGATGTATTTCATATAACGTTCCAGTATATCTGATGTTTGCCGTAGCGATAGCGGAGGCAAATATGGGTCGAGCGACGGCAGGAACGAGCCAGATATACTGTGTTGTGCGAGGGTGATTTTCTGGAGTGATAACAGAAGAAAATCAAGTGCAACGACCCCGAAGCGTATTTTTCAATATTTTTTCATTCCTTATTATTTTGTTGAAGAATTTTATCATTATTTGGAATTTTTATTTTTTTATCCTTATTTTAGTTCTAATATTTCAATAGTTGGTGGAATACCTAGTCTCATTGGTAAACCTATTTCTCCAATTCCAGCTGTTACAAATACTTTTCCATAATTATTTTCTGTAAAAATGATATTTTCTGTTGATTGAACAGTAACATGTTGAGGTATTAAATCATACAAGCCTTGATCAAA from Patescibacteria group bacterium encodes:
- a CDS encoding amidohydrolase family protein, translated to MIIDSHLHISYLDEEKKNLFEVKKELLESMKKYGIDYSIVIPDNVPNPKCADMKTMFEIIGDDKQFFSMGAINIFQDIEKQILNLESLIMAKKICAIKLFPGHDPFYPTDEKCQPVYDLCTEHDIPVVFHTGVNTGDDDCAKYNDPKYLVEIVEKYKTLKVVISHFFWPKMEYCYEITKDLKNIYYDTSAMADDEVIETSGGWDLVVQTLKKTVTKKPDNVLFGTDWPMCPVDKHIELIKDLGLDSKTEEKIFFLNAVNLYKLEIL
- a CDS encoding aldehyde dehydrogenase family protein, whose protein sequence is MAKLISTNPAKNYEVVGEIEISTDKGISEKVYRANQIKTMWKEMSIKKRIELLKPIYQDFQDNADKIAILATKETGRAITESKAIVNGHINKIKWFLDNAESALSDEITHEDNESIHKIIYEPIGTAAVITPWNHPFGMFVWGVVPNLLAGNTVVFKISEECPLVGKLIEDIMLSHNLPEGVFSEVYGDGEVGWKLAQENIDLIWFTGSTKVGQQLFKLAGEKFIKAILELGGSNPCVVFEDVDIEKIVDKIYAKRFKLCGQTCDALKRLIVHESIADKLIEALKQKIESQKIGDPENPETDMGSLVAKRQLDLLESQIKDALDKGAKIITGGSSPKDVNGAFYLPTLLTSITKDMQVWNEEVFGPVLPVITFETEEEAISLANDTVYGLGSIVFTKDLERAKGVASKINSGTVEINNALHWLSCNPFGGYKKSGMGREHGVIGFRELCQIKVISMEK